In the genome of Echinimonas agarilytica, one region contains:
- the purB gene encoding adenylosuccinate lyase, with amino-acid sequence MELSSLTALSPVDGRYGSKAADLRPYFSEFGLIKYRVTVEVRWLQKLAATAGITEVPAFSDEANALLDALVANFSEEDAASIKAIERTTNHDVKAVEYFIKEKIAVLPELDAVNEFVHFACTSEDINNLSHGLMLAEARDNVLLPAMDELVTAIKTLAVDYKTIPLMSRTHGQPASPSTMGKEMANVYIRLSRQLQQVKDTEILGKLNGAVGNYNAHLSAYPELDWNTISEEFVTSLGLTWNAYTTQIEPHDYIAELFDAYARFNTILIDFDRDVWGYIALGHFKQRTIAGEIGSSTMPHKVNPIDFENSEGNLGIANALFGHLAAKLPISRWQRDLTDSTVLRNIGVGCAHSLIAIQSTLKGISKLEVNEQALRDELDKNWEVLAEPVQTVMRRYGIEKPYEKLKELTRGKRVDGPGMADFIDGLDLSDAVKAELKLMTPANYIGRAVEFVDDLV; translated from the coding sequence ATGGAATTATCATCTCTTACCGCGTTATCACCTGTTGATGGCCGCTACGGCAGCAAAGCAGCTGACTTGCGCCCCTACTTCAGCGAATTCGGTCTCATTAAATACCGCGTCACCGTTGAAGTGCGTTGGTTGCAAAAATTAGCCGCCACTGCCGGTATTACAGAAGTGCCTGCATTTTCAGACGAAGCCAATGCATTATTAGACGCCTTGGTTGCAAACTTCAGCGAAGAAGACGCTGCGAGCATCAAAGCGATTGAGCGCACAACAAATCACGATGTGAAAGCGGTTGAATACTTCATCAAAGAAAAGATCGCCGTTCTCCCTGAGCTCGATGCTGTGAACGAGTTCGTTCACTTTGCATGTACTTCAGAAGACATCAACAACCTCTCACATGGCTTAATGCTGGCTGAAGCTCGCGACAATGTATTACTCCCTGCGATGGACGAACTTGTCACTGCTATCAAAACGCTTGCCGTTGACTACAAAACCATTCCACTTATGAGCCGCACACACGGCCAACCCGCTTCTCCATCAACGATGGGCAAAGAAATGGCCAACGTGTACATACGCTTGAGTCGCCAGTTACAACAAGTAAAAGATACCGAAATTTTAGGTAAGCTCAACGGAGCCGTAGGAAACTACAACGCTCACTTGTCGGCTTACCCAGAGCTTGATTGGAACACTATTTCAGAAGAGTTCGTGACCAGTCTTGGGCTCACTTGGAATGCATACACCACTCAAATTGAGCCGCATGATTACATTGCAGAATTGTTTGATGCATATGCTCGCTTCAATACCATCTTAATCGATTTTGACCGTGACGTTTGGGGTTACATTGCATTGGGTCATTTTAAGCAACGCACCATTGCTGGAGAAATTGGCAGCTCAACAATGCCGCATAAAGTAAACCCTATTGACTTTGAAAACTCAGAAGGCAACCTGGGCATTGCTAACGCATTGTTCGGTCACTTGGCCGCAAAACTTCCAATTAGCCGCTGGCAGCGCGATTTAACTGACTCAACGGTTTTGCGTAATATTGGCGTAGGTTGTGCGCACTCGTTAATTGCAATTCAGTCAACGCTCAAAGGCATCAGCAAGCTTGAAGTGAACGAGCAAGCATTACGCGACGAACTGGATAAAAACTGGGAAGTATTAGCCGAACCGGTTCAAACGGTCATGCGTCGATACGGTATCGAAAAGCCATATGAAAAACTCAAAGAGCTTACTCGTGGCAAACGAGTAGATGGCCCTGGAATGGCTGATTTTATCGACGGTTTAGATCTTTCTGATGCAGTCAAAGCAGAACTTAAACTGA
- the mnmA gene encoding tRNA 2-thiouridine(34) synthase MnmA translates to MTDTSTKRVIVGMSGGVDSSVSAYLLKQQGYQVEGLFMKNWEEDDTDEYCSASEDLADAQDVCDKLGIELHTINFAAEYWDRVFEYFLEEYRAGRTPNPDIMCNKEIKFKAFLEFACEDLGADYIATGHYVRRREVNGKWQMLRGLDTNKDQSYFLYTLGEEHVARTLFPVGDIEKPEVRRIAEEQGLVTAKKKDSTGICFIGERKFTDFLQRYLPAQPGAIVTVDGDTIGQHQGLMYHTLGQRKGLGIGGLKNSSEDPWYVVDKDLDNNQLIVAQGADHPRLFSMGLEADQMHWVDRQDVTQPLRCTVKTRYRQTDIPATVTPLPNNRIEVRFDSAQAAVTPGQSVVFYQDEICLGGAIIDVLIRTPEQAGEVSA, encoded by the coding sequence ATGACTGACACTTCAACTAAACGCGTCATTGTCGGCATGTCCGGCGGCGTTGATTCATCTGTATCTGCCTATTTGCTAAAACAGCAGGGCTATCAGGTCGAAGGTCTTTTCATGAAAAATTGGGAAGAAGACGATACCGACGAATATTGCTCAGCTTCAGAAGATTTAGCCGACGCGCAAGATGTGTGCGACAAATTAGGCATTGAGCTTCATACCATCAATTTTGCCGCTGAATATTGGGATCGAGTCTTCGAGTACTTTCTTGAAGAGTATCGGGCGGGCCGCACCCCAAACCCAGACATCATGTGCAACAAAGAAATCAAATTTAAAGCATTTCTTGAATTTGCTTGTGAAGATCTAGGTGCTGATTACATCGCAACCGGTCACTACGTCCGTCGCAGAGAAGTGAACGGCAAATGGCAAATGTTACGCGGCTTAGACACCAACAAAGACCAAAGCTACTTTTTGTATACTTTGGGTGAAGAACATGTCGCCCGAACATTGTTTCCCGTAGGCGACATTGAAAAGCCTGAAGTGCGCAGAATTGCTGAAGAACAGGGCTTGGTCACAGCCAAGAAAAAAGATTCAACCGGCATTTGCTTCATTGGCGAACGCAAGTTTACTGACTTTTTACAACGCTACCTCCCTGCCCAACCCGGCGCCATTGTCACCGTGGACGGCGACACCATTGGCCAACATCAAGGGTTGATGTACCACACGTTGGGCCAACGCAAAGGCTTAGGCATTGGCGGTCTTAAAAATAGTAGTGAAGATCCTTGGTACGTTGTTGATAAAGATTTAGATAACAATCAACTGATCGTCGCCCAAGGTGCAGATCACCCCCGTTTATTTTCAATGGGATTAGAAGCCGACCAGATGCATTGGGTTGACCGTCAAGACGTCACGCAGCCGTTGCGCTGCACCGTAAAAACAAGGTATCGCCAAACGGATATCCCAGCAACCGTCACACCGTTGCCAAATAACCGCATAGAAGTGCGCTTTGACAGCGCTCAGGCCGCTGTAACCCCCGGGCAATCAGTGGTGTTCTATCAAGATGAAATTTGTTTAGGGGGCGCCATTATTGATGTGCTCATCCGTACTCCTGAGCAAGCTGGAGAAGTATCTGCATGA
- the hflD gene encoding high frequency lysogenization protein HflD codes for MSHSDFTDRMIALSGVCQSAWLVSQVARKGTLDDEIFEVALNSILETSPDQAADVFGGIGNVRTGARQLIQHLDPKKSSRDMDVFRYSVSLLALQKRLAKIPGAFDTLAERIDQAKRQVGHFDVTDDSMVSSFAAIYTDVISPIGQRIQVAGAPANLQPKANQDRIRASLLAGVRAAVMWRQLGGNRLQFLLSRKKMLAATEDIIAL; via the coding sequence ATGAGTCATTCCGACTTTACCGATCGTATGATCGCACTCTCAGGCGTATGCCAAAGTGCTTGGCTTGTCAGTCAAGTCGCGCGAAAGGGTACGCTTGATGATGAAATTTTTGAAGTGGCGCTCAACAGCATCCTTGAAACATCGCCCGACCAAGCAGCCGACGTGTTCGGTGGAATCGGCAATGTTCGCACAGGCGCACGCCAGCTCATCCAACATTTAGATCCCAAGAAGTCATCACGCGATATGGATGTGTTCCGCTATAGTGTATCGCTTCTGGCGTTACAGAAACGCCTCGCAAAAATTCCCGGAGCATTCGACACATTAGCTGAGCGTATTGACCAAGCTAAACGTCAGGTGGGTCATTTTGATGTCACTGACGACAGCATGGTTTCTAGCTTTGCAGCAATCTACACCGATGTGATCAGTCCAATAGGGCAACGCATTCAAGTGGCCGGTGCGCCCGCAAACTTACAACCCAAAGCGAACCAAGATCGAATCCGTGCGTCATTATTGGCCGGAGTTCGTGCCGCAGTAATGTGGCGTCAACTGGGAGGCAATCGCCTACAATTTCTGCTGTCGCGCAAAAAAATGCTCGCAGCCACTGAAGATATTATTGCACTTTAA